TCTGATTAGCTAATTGCCAAGAGGGTGTCTTGGCATCAAAGAGCAAAGCCTGAAATTCAGTGTTCGAGATTAGCAGAAGGCTGCGTGCAGCATGAAACTAGCATATCTAAGACCGGAGCATCTTCATTCACTCATACTACTCCTTGACCACATGTCCCTTTTCAGCGCTTGACCGGAGGGTTTGCCGGGCCGGCGCCGTGAAGTGGGGCCGTTGAGCCGGCGAATGCGGCAGATGTCCCGGGACGTCTCATTACGTACAGATACCACAATGTTACGTTTCGGTCGTTTCGTCGACCAGCGGTCGTCTTTCCATGATTGGAATGCTCTAGAATCTAGACTTATCATCTATGTACAGCCATTGCAACTACCCTCCAAGGCTTTGGACAGTGCAGAATTAGGTTTGTACAAGTTAAGCAAGGCTGGCATTAGATCTTCCTTCACCCATTGCTGCCGTTGACAGCCCATCACGATATACTTCAACTAATgtcacctcccctccttcttacccttcttccccctcgaAAATGTAGCCTCCTGCTGCAACTGCGCCAAAGCCCTCTCATAAGCCTGCACCCTCTCCTCACTGaaatcctccaccttggcaccctcctccttctccccaacccccttctcctccttttggtCCAGACGGACCCTCTCAACCGGCGTGGTGCGCAAGATATTCGTAGaagctccctctccttcaccagcAAAATCCCTCCAGAACCGTCTAGCCTCGGAATGCTCCAACAATGTCCAAGCCGCACCTGCCCTGCCAGCACGGGCCGTCCTACCCACACGGTGGACGTAGGCTGTTTcgctgatggggaggtcgTAGTTGATGACGTGCTCCAGGTTTGGTAGATCGAGACCACGCGAGGCAATGTCGGAGGCGACAAGAATGCGGAGCTTGGCCTGCGTGAAGGCTCGTAAGGTCTGCGTGCGAcggatggttttggtggttgaggtgaggGTGCCAATGAGATGCGCCAATCCAGGTACCAAAATGGCCAAGAGGCGAGAAAGCCGGAGAGCGGCTTCGTTGGatttggtgaagatgagggcAGAGCTGGCGAATTTGCCCTTGGTAGCCGGTGCCTTGGCTTTTGGTTTTGGCTCATCAGCTTCAGACTCCGAGGATGAATCAGAGTCGGAAGAGCTGGAACCAGAGTCGGAACCAGAGTCAGAGCCAGAGTCGGAATCAGAATCAGAATCAGAATCAGAGTCTGAGTCTGAGCCTGAAGAGGAATTTGATTCCGAACAAGAATCCGAGTCACTGCTCTCGGATGCAGATGCTGTCTCTTCCTCCGCAACTTTCTCAACCAGGGGCACAGCGGCCAAAAGCTCGCTCTGAAGCAAGTCGACCAAGTACAGCGGCTTAAGACTTGGCTCGCGGACCTTGATGGCATACTCCTTGAGCAGAGGCGGCAACGACTGATCGCCAGCCTTGGTGCCTTCCAGCACAACCAGTTTTGGCCTTGAAAGCTTCAGCAGATTCAACATGCTGATATCGTGCGTCATGGTGGCACTCAGTATGACCTTTCGCACACCCTTCTTGTTGGACTTTGGGAACACCCGCCGTGATGGTCTTCGTTCCACGCTCAGCTTGTCCAATACCAGATTCAGCCACTGCTGAAAGTCCTGCGCCAGCAGTTTGTCGGCTTCATCGACCACTAACCAACGAACGTAGTCCAGTGTAAATCCCGGTGTCTGCTTGATATGCTCCACCAGACGACCAGGCGTGCAGATAAGCACATCAACCTTGGAGGCATAGTCCTCAGGGTTGATAGTTTCGCTAGCAGTCCAACTTGACAACGCCTCCATCGAGTGGGCATCTTCCGCCGCGCCATATctcgccttcttttccacAATCGCCGATTGCTCCTCCTTGAACACCTTGTTACCCACAGCTGTCCCAATCTTGACTCGTTTCCCGCCATTTGAAGCAAAAGCAGCACCGCATGCCTCACACGTTTGCTGTACCTGCTGAACAAGATCTCTAGTCGGCAGCACAATCAACGCTCTGAGATTCGTGATCCGGCCATAGCTAATGTCCTGAATCATCGGCAAAACATATGACAACGTCTTTCCTGAACCAGTAggagcagccaccaccacatctccTTGTCTGTCGGGATTTGGCAACAGTAACGGCAACACGGCAGTCTGCACCGCGAAAGCCTCCTTGAACCCCTTGGACTGAAGAACCTTGGCTGGCTCGGCAGCAAtcttcaactcctcaaaCGATTTCGTCGTACTTTCTGTAACTCGAATTGGCGAGGCAATCCATTGCGGCAATGTTTCGTACGTCAATTTCGACTCGTCAAAAGCGACTGGTGCTGGCTGAGGGATCGGCTCGAGGCCGTGCTCCACGActggctcctcctcttgctctgGCTCGGCACCATCGACATCCAtcttgtcctcgtcatcttcagGAGCCTGCGCCTGGAGAGCTTTTGCGACCTTCTCAAACACGGATTTATGCCTGCTCCGAACCgcatcatcgtcctcttctgGTTCCTCGgcttttggcttcttcttcttttctcgttTTGGTTTCCGCTTGTATTGTTGTTCTTCGTTGGCGATATTCTCGGTTGACTCCGCTTCCTCGGCGACAGTTGGAGTGTCCTCCTCTTtgtcttcttgctcttcctcctctaccctcctccgcttcttgggcttttcctctacctccccctcgtcgCCCTTGGACtctttgttctttttgctctttgaCTCCTTGGGtgtcttttcctcctcttcggtaGCCACTTTGGGTGTGTCGTCTACTGGGCCCGAGCTTGGCGCgctgggagctgggggcTCGTCATCGCCGAATACAATCTTGGTTGGCTGTGCTGTAGCGTCGATGCGCTTGGCGTATGGTTGAAGCCATGACGACGTCTGTACTGGCACAGGGGCAGGCTCTGCATATTCTGACCCTTGCGGCAgtggctctggctctggaTCTCGGTAGACGGGCGGTGGCCGCACAGGTATGTCAGATGGATGCGACGcctttggttttggtgggggaATGTATCTGTTGTACATGTTGGAGTATTTAAAATCGCAAATGTCATTAAAATGGTTCGCGATGTCAGAAAAGAGCTGGAGAATCAGATTCTTGTTTGGCTGCAAATCGGAGACGGGCGCAAAGAAAGTCGACATCCAAGCTCTCAGTCGAGCTCTGCGCAATTGGCAGTGGAGTCCCAACTTTTTTCTGGGGCTCGTCCAATTGCCAGCATTGACCGCTCTCGCTATCCCTGCTTATCGCTTATCGAGCCGTTCGAGGGTGGATCTACCCGTTCTTGGCAGCTCTCCCAAACACCGTCGCAGGCCAACGCGTGCGCCATCCAATCACTGGTGTCCCCTGAAGGGGCATTGGATGAAGCCATCTCACCCTCACTCACGACACTCACTCTTGTCTTCATGACAGCTCCATAACACTATCCTCAACTCACAAAAAATGACAGGGATCTCacactccccccatccaaaATGGCGCCTACATACAACATCGCCATGGTCAGCGATTTCTTCTACCCGCAACCAGGCGGCGTAGAGAGCCACATCTACCAGCTCTCAACCAAGCTCATGGACAGGGGCCAcaaagtcatcatcatcacccacgcCTACGAAGGCCGCACCGGAGTCCGCTATCTCACCAACGGCCTCAAGGTCTACCACGTTcccttcctcgtcatcttccgCTCTGCCACCTTCCCGAccgtcttctccttcttccccatctTCCGCAACATCGTGCTCCGCGAGCGCATCGACATTGTCCACGGTCACGCCAGTCTAAGCAACTTTTGCCATGAAGCCATCCTCCACGCTAGAACCATGGGTCTTCGGACTGTGTTTACCGATCATTCACTGTTTGGCTTTGCGGATGCAGCCAGTATCCTCACCAACAAGTTGCTAAAATTCACTCTGAGTGATGTAGATCATGTCATTTGCGTGAGCCACACCTGGtaaaccccccttttcaccccttTTCTCACCCTCACGACTTacccccaacagcaaagaAAACACCGTCCTTCGCGCCTCCCTCGACCCCCTAATGGTCTCGGTCATCCCCAACGCCGTTGTAGCCGAAAACTTCaaacccctctccccctctgaAAACCCCTCCTACCCACCCCCGGCCCGCCCTTTAGGTCCccacgacatcatcaccatcgtggTCATCTCCCGCCTCTTTTACAACAAGGGcaccgacctcctcaccgccgccatcccCCGCATCCTCGaaaaccaccccaacacccGCTTCATCATCGCCGGCTCCGGGCCCAAATCTATTGATCTAGAGCAAATGATTGAGCAGAATGTCCTCCAGGACAGGGTGGAGATGCTCGGTCCGATTCGTCATGAAGAGGTGAGGGACGTGATGGTACGAGGACACATCTATCTCCATCCGTCACTGACGGAGGCGTTTGGGACGGTGATTGTGGAAGCGGCAAGTTGCGGGTTGTATGTAGTCTGCACGCAGGTCGGTGGGATCCCGGAGGTCTTGCCGAGTCACATGACGGTGTTTGCCAagccggaggaggacgacCTGGTGGCTGCCACGGGGAGGGCGATCGCCTCGATGAGGGCGAACAAAGTCCGCACAGAGTTGTTTCACGAgcaggtgagggagatgtaCAGCTGGGAGAATGTCGCGGTGAGGACGGAGAGGGTGTATAACGGTATCTGCGGCGCGATTTCGGAGGGAGAGTTTTATGGGTATTATGAGGGGGATAATGCGAATAATAGCTGGAGCGCGACGAGGGGGCGGTCGGGGGTGCAGAGTTTTGCGTTGATTGATCGGCTGAAGCGGTATTACGGGTGCGGGATCTGGGCGGGGAAGCTGTTTTGCTTGTGTGTGATTGTGGATTAtttgctgtttttgtttttggagctGTGGTTTCCGAGAGAGGTGATTGATGTTTGTCCGGAttggccgaggaagaagaggaaggatttGAGTAGGGAGTAGGGgagttttttgttttgtttttttctggtcAAGCAGGTGTTTTTGGTGGGATGGGTTTGTGTATTTTATGTGGAATTTGGTATAGAATAATAACACCCCAGTAGGAATAGGATTCTCGTCATGTTTGCCGACTAGGTATGCAAGGCAAGTATGAATCCCCCTTCTTTGCACCAACACTATCGTGTATGCTAACATTTTCTGTAGATGGTCAAGAAGGaagggagagaaaaaaaaaacaccatgGGTATCATCTTCACTCTccccacctcaaccactcCCCCTATTGCTGCCTAAAACCATGCCCGCCCCCCATCCCGTACGGCCTCAACATGCTCAGGCTCTGCATAATCACCCCCAgctccgccctctcctcctcgtcccagTACATCTGCCCCTTCGCGATGCTGTTCTGCCAGTCCCCGACCATGTTCTGGATATCCCTCAGCAAGTCGTCCGCCTGTGCCATGTTCTCGATCGTCTTTGGGTGCGTCGACCAGTGGGACTCCTGCGCGGACCAGATCTTCATCCGGAGCTTGAACAAGGCGCGGAGGAGCTTGATGCACCGCTGGACCTCGACGGGAGAGGCTTTGGCCTGCTTGGAAAAGTCGCTCGGTTTGGGGAGCGAGTTGTTGAcgggttggggctggggttgggttttCCTGATGGTAAAAGGgcgaggcggtggtggtttggagtcttgttgctgttgcggagGCTGTGGGGGGAAGTTGTTGTAGCCGCGGTTGGAGGCGCCGAGGCTGTCGCTGCTGTATCTGGTGTCGGGGGTGCTCACGCCTCCGCCGTAGGAGctggggttgctgctgccgctggtgtAGATGTTGGTCAGGCTGTTGTGTTGACTGTTTGGTGTCGGGGGGGTTCCGGGGGGGATCGGGTGGTTCTGGTATTGGTTTGGCCCGAGAAGCTGATTGAAGCTTTGCGTTGGGGGTGCATACGAAGATGGGGCAGGCTGGTACTGAACGGGGACCGGAGGAGCAGAGTATTGCACCGGTGTCGGTGCCGGGCGGCCGTATCCCAGGTCGTATTGCgatgctgctggaggagcgggattttgagggggagggcgataTGGCAGGAACCCGCCGTTGTTGTCTTCCTCGATGGGGCCGAGGTTATTGCGGCCGGGAAGAGCCCCTGAGTATCGAGATGAGACAGACATGGAAGAATACCTCTGCGAATTCATGCCTGCGTTTCTCGGAGCCGATTTGTTGTAGTCCGCCCCATAAGGGTTATCATTGTTCGGGGCTGCTTGGGAGGATGCTTTGAGAGAGCTCATGCTCTTTCGGCGATCAAGCCATCCTTTGACACGGCTGGCCATGGTTGATGATCTTTACAGATGGTACAGAAAAGAATAGTACAATACAGCAAAGGCAATGACTGAGGTCTGTCCAAAGGGGcaacaaggaggaggttATGCAAGATTGTATTTCTGACTCTGAGTTCAAGTTCCAGTCAGAGGAGCCAAAGAGTAAAGAGGATACTGGGGGCAAGTGCAAGGTGAGGAAAAGACGAGGACTTGATGGCCGCCGAGGCACACCAGGGGACTTTTGGTGGCCAAGCAGCCCATCCGGTCCCCCTTGACAGGTATTTGTGTATCTCGACAGCCCGCACTGTGTACAAGTTGAGCGTGTAAGCCGTGTGCAAGAACAGCCGCTCTAGAACCCCTGCACGTAGAGCTGAGGCTTGCATTAGGTCGCCTGCAGCTAGGGTAGCTTTGGGCGCGCCAAACGACAGTCGGATTGGGCATTGGCACAAGGCTCTCAAGGGAGCCTTTGTATTGGCAGACTCGTAGTTCTAGCCCCCAAGGTAGACTCAAGATGGCTTAGAAATGGGGATGGTTCGCAGTTCGAGATTTCCACGGAAAGGGATCGATATCGGTGTCGTCTTTTTCCGGAGCTGGCTGACATTCACTGCCTAATCCAGCTGCCCGCTTCTCACTTTTCGCGTATGGCTCTCTTCCGCTGGATACCTATTCTGACGACCCCCGACTAAAGCTGTTGCAACAA
The window above is part of the Podospora bellae-mahoneyi strain CBS 112042 chromosome 3, whole genome shotgun sequence genome. Proteins encoded here:
- the DBP6 gene encoding ATP-dependent RNA helicase dbp6 (COG:A; EggNog:ENOG503NVF5; BUSCO:EOG09261EM7), which translates into the protein MSTFFAPVSDLQPNKNLILQLFSDIANHFNDICDFKYSNMYNRYIPPPKPKASHPSDIPVRPPPVYRDPEPEPLPQGSEYAEPAPVPVQTSSWLQPYAKRIDATAQPTKIVFGDDEPPAPSAPSSGPVDDTPKVATEEEEKTPKESKSKKNKESKGDEGEVEEKPKKRRRVEEEEQEDKEEDTPTVAEEAESTENIANEEQQYKRKPKREKKKKPKAEEPEEDDDAVRSRHKSVFEKVAKALQAQAPEDDEDKMDVDGAEPEQEEEPVVEHGLEPIPQPAPVAFDESKLTYETLPQWIASPIRVTESTTKSFEELKIAAEPAKVLQSKGFKEAFAVQTAVLPLLLPNPDRQGDVVVAAPTGSGKTLSYVLPMIQDISYGRITNLRALIVLPTRDLVQQVQQTCEACGAAFASNGGKRVKIGTAVGNKVFKEEQSAIVEKKARYGAAEDAHSMEALSSWTASETINPEDYASKVDVLICTPGRLVEHIKQTPGFTLDYVRWLVVDEADKLLAQDFQQWLNLVLDKLSVERRPSRRVFPKSNKKGVRKVILSATMTHDISMLNLLKLSRPKLVVLEGTKAGDQSLPPLLKEYAIKVREPSLKPLYLVDLLQSELLAAVPLVEKVAEEETASASESSDSDSCSESNSSSGSDSDSDSDSDSDSDSGSDSGSDSGSSSSDSDSSSESEADEPKPKAKAPATKGKFASSALIFTKSNEAALRLSRLLAILVPGLAHLIGTLTSTTKTIRRTQTLRAFTQAKLRILVASDIASRGLDLPNLEHVINYDLPISETAYVHRVGRTARAGRAGAAWTLLEHSEARRFWRDFAGEGEGASTNILRTTPVERVRLDQKEEKGVGEKEEGAKVEDFSEERVQAYERALAQLQQEATFSRGKKGKKEGR
- the SPT14 gene encoding Phosphatidylinositol N-acetylglucosaminyltransferase GPI3 subunit (COG:I; COG:M; COG:O; BUSCO:EOG09262TO9; EggNog:ENOG503NWSA; CAZy:GT4); this encodes MAPTYNIAMVSDFFYPQPGGVESHIYQLSTKLMDRGHKVIIITHAYEGRTGVRYLTNGLKVYHVPFLVIFRSATFPTVFSFFPIFRNIVLRERIDIVHGHASLSNFCHEAILHARTMGLRTVFTDHSLFGFADAASILTNKLLKFTLSDVDHVICVSHTCKENTVLRASLDPLMVSVIPNAVVAENFKPLSPSENPSYPPPARPLGPHDIITIVVISRLFYNKGTDLLTAAIPRILENHPNTRFIIAGSGPKSIDLEQMIEQNVLQDRVEMLGPIRHEEVRDVMVRGHIYLHPSLTEAFGTVIVEAASCGLYVVCTQVGGIPEVLPSHMTVFAKPEEDDLVAATGRAIASMRANKVRTELFHEQVREMYSWENVAVRTERVYNGICGAISEGEFYGYYEGDNANNSWSATRGRSGVQSFALIDRLKRYYGCGIWAGKLFCLCVIVDYLLFLFLELWFPREVIDVCPDWPRKKRKDLSRE
- a CDS encoding hypothetical protein (EggNog:ENOG503PZTT), which gives rise to MASRVKGWLDRRKSMSSLKASSQAAPNNDNPYGADYNKSAPRNAGMNSQRYSSMSVSSRYSGALPGRNNLGPIEEDNNGGFLPYRPPPQNPAPPAASQYDLGYGRPAPTPVQYSAPPVPVQYQPAPSSYAPPTQSFNQLLGPNQYQNHPIPPGTPPTPNSQHNSLTNIYTSGSSNPSSYGGGVSTPDTRYSSDSLGASNRGYNNFPPQPPQQQQDSKPPPPRPFTIRKTQPQPQPVNNSLPKPSDFSKQAKASPVEVQRCIKLLRALFKLRMKIWSAQESHWSTHPKTIENMAQADDLLRDIQNMVGDWQNSIAKGQMYWDEEERAELGVIMQSLSMLRPYGMGGGHGFRQQ